One stretch of Patagioenas fasciata isolate bPatFas1 chromosome 9, bPatFas1.hap1, whole genome shotgun sequence DNA includes these proteins:
- the SCG2 gene encoding secretogranin-2, which yields MAETKAFQLGAACALTFFFVLICWVDAASFQQHQLLQKDPDYVMKNLQRFPNPDMIKALEYIEDLRKQTNQGESSPDYNSYQSVPYLLQQKASKDQVHLPDNARDSLTEDESQWVKVMLEALRQAEKDSKIGQKENKPYGLSSDNFPAGVTDDYEAYKWPEKWQKYLKMPLVHYEDSSRDSPFKRTNEIVEEQYTPQSLATLESVFQELGKMAGPSNHKKERLDEDQKLYTDDEDDVYKVNNIAYEDVVGGEDWNPIEEKVESQTQEEIKDSKEEIDKHEEEIDDEMKRSGKLSFLEDEIRRDNKDQTSENVSKLMKYYLKRLMGGTGNRKLRTGGELEEKRATMFLDKQLEPQSIAQLIEISRNLQIPPEDLIDMLKAGEKKQLQSERLEAEQEAEFPEDLDEIAETNLGQSDIFKNNVNSKNGYLKQPLNVIPENLPEDLNIEDIVSLLGTDNLANQNPAFLLNRLNQENDLPRLSYIPRRLKGHLFPKAAWMNDLERRQMQYEKPNEKDEELADYLAKVLAKYPDVINPNQMKRVPVAAPEGDLQEEDRLEQAIREHLSQLGPQEATKLASLSKRLSMAGETDETQNRQYLDEDMLAKVLEYLKQEKSELERDHITKRAMENM from the coding sequence atgGCAGAAACAAAAGCCTTCCAGCTTGGAGCAGCCTGCGCTCTCACCTTTTTCTTTGTGCTAATCTGCTGGGTTGATGCAGCCTCCTtccagcagcatcagctgcttcAGAAAGATCCAGACTATGTAATGAAAAACTTACAAAGGTTCCCAAATCCAGATATGATCAAAGCTTTGGAATACATAGAAGATCTTCGCAAGCAAACTAACCAGGGAGAAAGCAGCCCTGATTACAACTCTTATCAAAGTGTCCCGTATCTCCTGCAACAGAAAGCAAGCAAAGATCAGGTTCACCTACCAGATAATGCAAGGGATTCTTTGACAGAAGATGAGTCCCAGTGGGTTAAGGTAATGTTGGAAGCCTTGCGACAAGCTGAGAAAGACTCAAAAATTGGCCAAAAGGAGAATAAACCTTATGGTCTGAGTTCAGATAACTTTCCAGCTGGAGTAACTGATGATTATGAGGCTTACAAGTGGCCTGAGAAGTGGCAAAAATATCTCAAAATGCCACTTGTTCACTATGAAGACAGTTCAAGAGACAGTCCTTTCAAGCGTACCAACGAGATCGTGGAAGAGCAATACACACCCCAAAGCCTTGCTACCTTGGAGTCTGTGTTTCAGGAGCTGGGGAAGATGGCAGGACCTAGTAACCACAAGAAAGAAAGGCTGGATGAGGACCAGAAATTGTAtacagatgatgaagatgatgtatATAAAGTGAATAACATTGCCTATGAAGACGTGGTTGGAGGAGAAGATTGGAATCCCATAGAGGAAAAAGTGGAAAGTCAAACCCAGGAAGAGATAAAAGATAGCAAAGAGGAAATAGATAAACACGAAGAAGAGATCGATGATGAAATGAAAAGATCAGGGAAACTCAGCTTCCTTGAGGATGAAATAAGAAGAGACAATAAAGATCAAACGTCAGAGAATGTTTCAAAGCTAATGAAGTATTACCTGAAGAGGCTGATGGGCGGCACTGGGAATAGGAAATTAAGGACTGGAGGAGAACTTGAGGAAAAAAGAGCAACCATGTTTTTGGACAAGCAACTTGAACCTCAGTCTATAGCTCAGCTGATAGAAATCTCAAGGAATTTACAAATTCCTCCTGAGGATTTAATAGACATGTTGAAAGCtggagaaaaaaagcagcttcAGAGTGAAAGGTTGGAAGCTGAGCAGGAAGCAGAATTCCCAGAAGACCTCGATGAGATTGCTGAAACCAATCTAGGACAGAgcgatatttttaaaaataatgtaaactCTAAAAATGGGTACCTGAAGCAGCCTCTTAATGTTATTCCAGAAAATCTACCTGAAGACCTCAATATTGAAGATATTGTCAGTCTTCTGGGAACTGACAATTTAGCTAATCAGAATCCCGCCTTCTTACTTAATCGTCTTAATCAAGAAAATGATTTGCCAAGACTGTCTTACATTCCCAGAAGATTGAAGGGACACCTATTTCCTAAAGCTGCCTGGATGAACGATTTGGAAAGGCGACAAATGCAGTATGAGAAACCGAACGAGAAGGATGAAGAGCTGGCCGATTACTTGGCAAAGGTGTTGGCAAAATATCCGGACGTCATCAACCCGAACCAGATGAAACGCGTCCCAGTTGCAGCTCCTGAAGGTGACCTACAGGAAGAGGACCGGCTGGAGCAGGCCATCAGGGAGCACCTGAGCCAGCTGGGACCACAGGAGGCCACCAAGTTGGCTTCACTCAGCAAAAGGCTTTCCATGGCTGGGGAAACCGATGAGACGCAGAACAGGCAGTATCTGGATGAAGATATGCTAGCAAAGGTGCTAGAGTATCTAAAACAGGAGAAATCAGAGCTTGAGAGAGATCACATTACTAAACGGGCAATGGAAAATATGTAA